Within the Methanocorpusculum vombati genome, the region AACGGATTCCCCGAACCCGAACGCGACCCGATAACCTGTCTCACCTGCCACGACTCCTACGACGACCACTACACCACATTCGTTCTCCTCGGTGACACCCGCGTTGACTACTACGAACAGCCCGGTCTCGCGAACGGCTGTTTCACCCGCGACCACCACACTATCTGCACCTATAAAACCGAAAAAGAACTCTTCACCGCATTCATCGCCTACATCCAGGAAAAAGACCCGGACATCCTCTCCGGCTGGAACTTCGCCGACTTCGACGCCGACTACATCCTCAAACGGGCTGCAACCCTCGGATTCAAAACCGATGCATTCGCACGCCTGCCGGGACCAACCGAACGAAACGCCATGCGCGGCCGCGTCATCTTCGATCTCTTAACCGCCTACAAAAAAATGCAGGGCAGCCAGAAGGAATCCTACCGGCTTGACGCCATCGCCGAAGAAGAACTCGGCGAACGAAAAGTCCGTTACACCGGAACACTGGGCGACCTCTGGAACAAAGACCCCCTAAAAATGGTCGAGTACAACTTCAAGGATGTAGAGCTGTGCGTCGGCATCAACCGCAAAAACAACATCATCGAGTTCTATCAGGAAGTCTCCCGCTACGTCGGCTGCCCGCTTGACAAGGCACTCAACTCCTCCAACGTCATCGACATCTACATTCTCCGCAAAGCCTCCGGAAAATTCGTTCTCCCTTCCAAAGGGAACTCCGCCGGAGAAGAGTTTGAAGGAGCGACCGTCTTTGCCGCAAGCAAAGGCGTCAAGGAAAACGTCATCGTACTCGACTTAAAATCCCTCTACCCGATGGCAATGATGACCTTAAACGCCTCGCCCGAAACCAAATCCCCTGACGGCGAGATCCACGCGCCAAACGGCATCCGGTTCCGCCGGCAGCCGGACGGCCTCACGCGCAGCATCATCAGCGAACTCATGGCGGAACGCGACGAACGCAAAAAACTGCGCAACACCTTCCCCTACGGCTCGCAGGAGTACACGCTCTACGACATGCAGCAGAACGTACTGAAGGTCATCATGAACACCTACTACGGCGTATCGGGATTCTCCCGGTTCCGGTTGTACGATCGCGACATTGGATCCGCCGTAACCTCCGTCGGCAGAGCCATCATCCAGCACACCCGAAACATCATCACCGCCCGCGGCTATGAAGTAATCTACGGGGATACCGACTCCTGCTTTGTCCAGCTGCCCAAGGTTTCGCAGGAAGAAACAATGAAGATCGCCCGCGAACTGGAAGTCGAACTGAACGCAAGTTACCTCGACTTCTCCAGGAACACGCTTGATGCAGATCAGAACTACTTCTCCATCAAGTTCGAAAAGATCTACCGCAGATTCTTCCAGGGCGGCGCAAAGAAACGGTATGCCGGCCACCTCGTCTGGAAGGAAGGACAGGACGTTGACAAGATCGACATCACCGGTTTTGAGATGAAACGTTCCGACTCCGCACCCATCACCCGCGAAGTACAGGAACGGGTGCTTGAAATGATTCTCAAAGGCAACGGAAAAGAGGAGGTCAGCGAGTACCTGCCTGAAGTCCTCCGCATGTACCGCGCAGGCAGGTGCCCGCTCGAAAAAGCCGGGATCCCAAGCGGCATCAACAAAGCGCTGGACGACTACACGGTGCTCGATGCCCATGGCCGGGGAGCAAAATACTCAAACACCTACCTTGGCACCGACTTCAAGCGCGGCAGCAAACCAAAACGGCTCTACATCAGGCGCTCCTATAACCCGGAAAAATATCCGAACACCGATGTTCTCTGCTTCGAGTACCCGGACCAGATACCGGACGGTATGTTTGAGATCGACTGGGAGACCATGCTCGAAAAAACCATTCAGGCACCGCTGACGCGTATCTTTGACGCTCTTGGATGGGACTGGGACGAGTTTGATCCAACAAAAGCAAAGAAGACCACACTGGATATGTTCTTTTAATCTAAGCGGACAAAACAAATTTTTCCGGGGGGTTATCTCCCCGGACAGTGTATTGGTATATTGGAAAGACTGGTATGGATGGGGATGCGGCGGAACCGGGAATGGAGGTGGTTCGTATCACATTCTCACGGAGGATTCATGGATAAGTAGAGAATTTTTGTGGTTTTTGTATGGTATCACTCCTCGGCAGGGAATGCTGTGGTGCTTCATCCCTGCCTGATAGATACATGCACCTCTGAAGTATTAAACCTCGGGAATGTACGCAAAAGATCACCGCAGGCAGGGAAGTGCCGGCAGACTCCCGTCAACCCCCGAGTTCAGGTTTAATATCGTTTCACCGCCCACATGTAAGCATGGTTTCTGACGAAATCGACGCGGTTCTCTCACAGCTGGAGAACGATAATGTACGGTCGGTTCTCCTTCAGTTCTCGGACCTGGAAGGAAAGCCGAAAAACGTTGCGATTCCGACGAAACAAATGAAGAAGGCTCTGACCGACGGCATCAGCTTCGACGGTTCATCCATTCAGGGGTTTGCACGGCTGGAAGAGTCGGATATGCTGCTTCGTCCGGATCCTGCCACCTACCAGATCATCCCCTGGTCGGACGAAAAATTCCGGGCGGCACGGTTCATCTGTGACGTGTACACAACCCGCGGCGAACCGTTTGCCGGCGACCCGCGTAACATTCTGCGTACCCAGATAGAAAAAGCAGCAGAACTCGGTTACACCTTCAACGTGGGACCCGAAATGGAGTTCTTCCTCTTCCGGCTGGTTGACGGACATGCATCCGTCAATCTTCAGGATCACAGCGGCTACTTTGATCAGACCCCGACCGATCCCGGAGAAGACGTCCGGCGCGATCTGGTTATTTCACTCTCGGAGATGGGATTCAACATCGAAGCATCGCATCATGAGGTTGCCCCAAGCCAGCACGAGATCGATTTCACCTATGGTGATGCCCTTGGTATGGCCGACAAAGTCGTGACCTTCAAGTTCGCCGCAAAAACCCTCGCCTTAAAGCGCGGCCTGCACGCAACCTTCATGCCAAAACCCATCTTCGGTATCAACGGTTCCGGTATGCACGTCAACTGCTCGCTGATGAAGGACGCAAAGAACGCATTCTTCGATCCGGACGGCGACCACCAGCTCTCCGACACCGCGCGTTACTTCATTGCCGGCCTCCTGAAACACATCGACGGTATCACCCGCATCGCAAACCCGACGGTCAACTCCTACAAACGTCTGATCCCCGGCTATGAAGCCCCGGTCTATGTCGGCTGGTCTGCCTTAAACCGTTCCGCCCTCATCCGTGTACCCTCGTCACGCGGAAAAAGTACCCGTGCCGAGCTGCGCAGTCCCGACCCGACCTGCAACCCGTACCTCACCTTTGCCGTAATGCTTGCTGCGGGAATGGACGGTGTCATCAACAAAATCGAGCCGACGGAAAGCATCGACAAAAACATCTTCCGCATGACACCTGCCGAACGTGCTGCCGAAGGTATCCGCTGTCTCCCGTGGAACTTACAGGAAGCAAACAATGCGCTCTTGCAGGATGAACTGCTCTGCAGTGTCCTGGGTGAACATGTCGTTGCCCAGATCAACCGCATCGGCGAACTGGAATGGGCAGACTACTCCCGCGCCATCACCGACTGGGAGATCAAACGGTATCTGCCGAACTACTAACACCCTTTTTTGTGATTGTCTGCGGGTTCTGATACAAGCAGCTCCCGGCATTTTCCCTGTCAGAAACCGTCAAAATTCGTGAAAAAAAGAAAAGGAAAGAGTTAGAGTTAATCCTCGCCGTAGAAACCGTGGTTTCCGGTGCGCGGACTTCTCCGGTCAAAACTGCGGTGATCGCCGCCCCGGCGGTCGCCGGAACGGAACCCGCCGCTGCCGCTGCGGCCGGTATAGCCACCGCGGCTGCCGCCATAGGATCTGCGGTCACCGGAACCGCTGCTGCGGAACGAACGCTCACGGTCGCGTTCCTCTTCCTCACGCTCGGACCTCGGCGTTGCCGTCTGAATCTCCAGCTCCTGACCACGAATCGTCTTCTGACTCATGGTTTCAAGAACAGCTGCTGCATGCTCCAGCGGAACCTCAACAAACGAGTAGTTGCCGTACAGATCGATTCTGCCGATACAGCTTCCCGGAATATTGCACTCACCGGCGAACGCACCGACAATATCCTTCGGGCGAATCTGCTGGTTCTTGCCAAGCGTAATTCTGAACCTGACCATTCCGGGTTCTGCTCCCGTGTTCTCAAAAGAACCGGGTTCTGACGGTGATGCCGCAGATGCCGACTCGCCATTCTCTGAGGAACTGGTCTTGCCGGTATCGAGATGCATCTTCAGAAGAGCCGCTGCAACCTCAATACTCGTAATCTCCGAATCATCCTCGGTCTCAAGCAGCTGCTCAACCATCGGCAGATATTTCTCCAGATTACCTGCGATCAGCACCGCGCGAACCTTGTCAAGGAACATCTGCATCTTCATCTCCGCAACATCGTCCAGCGACGGCAGAGGAGTCTTGGCAATCTTGATCTTTGCATACCGCTGAATATCACGGAGCTTGTAGATCTCGCGCGGCGCAACAAACGTCACCGACTTTCCGGTTCTGCCTGCGCGGCCGGTTCTGCCGATCCGGTGCACATAATACTCCACATCCTGCGGAACATCATAGTTGAACACCATATCGACATCATCCACATCAATACCACGGGCTGCAACATCCGTTGCAATCAGCACATCAATGGAACCTCCGCGGAAACGCGCCATCACACGGTCGCGCTGCATCTGCTTCATATCGCCGTGCAGAGCTTCCACAAAGTATCCGCGCGCCTGAAGACGGCTCATCAGATCATCAACCGTCCGCTTCGTGTTACAGAACACAAGCGCCAGCTCCGGATTGTTCATATCCAGCAGACGGCAGAGTGCCTCAAGCTTGTCACGCTCGCGCACCTCAATGTACGTCTGCTCGATCTGCGGCACCGTCAGCTCGCGGCGCGTTATCTTCACAAACTGCGGATCATTCTGGAACTTGCGGGTAATCTCCAGAATCGGAGCCGGCATGGTTGCCGAGAACAGAATCGTCTGGCGATCCTCCGGAGTATGATGGAAAATATCCTCAATATCCTCACGGAAACCCATGTCCAGCATCTGATCCGCTTCATCAAGCACGAACATCCGAACCGAGTCAAGGTTCAGCGTCCCGCGCTTCAGATGATCAATAACCCGTCCCGGGGTTCCGATAACCACCTGAACAGACCCGCGAAGCACCTTTAACTGGCGTTCAATCGGCTGTCCGCCGTAGATCGGAACAACACTCAGTCCCTGTTTGTATTTCATCAGCCGGGAAAATTCCTCGGCAGTCTGTATTGCAAGTTCCCTTGTTGGTGAGAGCACTAACGCCTGCACCGCTTTGTTATTTGGATCAAGCCCCTCGATAATTGGAATCCCGAACGCCGCCGTTTTCCCCGTACCCGTCTGAGCCTGCCCTGTTACATCGTGCCCCTCAAGGATCTGCGGAATTGCCATTGCCTGAATCGGCGTTGGTTCCTCAAATCCCATGTCCTCAATTGCCTGAAGAAGCTCTTCAGAAATTGCGAACTCTGCGAATGTTTTCGTATCCTCCATTCGCAATATAGTAGGAGGGCTGAGGATATATAGTAAACCGGGTCTCAGGCATACAGGTACAAAGCCGGCGGAACCCCAGAGTAGAAATAGCACTCCTGACGAATGAGAATAATATATGGAGGATGTCTATATCGCCCGGGCCGGGGCACTTTCTGCCAGGCGCAACACGGAAAGCAAAATTCAGGCCCTCTGCACAGCGGCAGGCCTGGAAACCATGGTCTCCGAAGGTGACCTCACCGCAGTCAAGGTACACTTCGGGGAGCGCGGAAACGATGCATTCGTCAGCGCCCTGCATGTCGCAGCCATTGTGCGCCAGATCAAGAACGCAGGCGCAAAACCGTTCCTGACCGACACAAACACTCTGTATCTGGGAGGACGCAGAAACGCCATAGATCACATTGAGACCGCACTCTCCCACGGATTCTGTTATCCCGTAACCGAATGTCCGGTCATCATCGCCGACGGTCTCCGGGGAACAAACGCCAAAGAAGTCGAAGTGTATGGAAAACACTTCGACTCGGTGAAAATTGCAGCAGACATCGTTGCAGCCGACAGCATGGTTGTGGTCTCCCACTTCAAAGGACATGAAGTAGCAGGATTCGGCGGCGCCCTCAAAAACCTCGGAATGGGATGTGCCTCAGGCGAAGGCAAACGCGAACAGCACACCACCCGCCCGTTCCTCAAAAAAGATACCTGCATCACCTGCGGTGCCTGCATCAATGCATGCCCTGAATTCTGCATCAGTCTCGGCGGAAAAGAGATCGTCATCGATCTTGAACACTGCATCGGCTGCCTGATGTGCATGAACACCTGCCCGAAACACGCAATCGATATCGACTGGAAGGATGACGGATGCGTATTCGTGGAAAGAATGATCGAGTATGCCGCAGGAGCAGTTGCAAACAAAACCGGCAAAGCATTCTACATCAACTTCCTGACCAACATCACACCGCACTGCGACTGTACCCCGTGGAACGATATCCCGATCGTGCCTGACATCGGCATTCTCGCATCGCGTGACCCGGTAGCTCTGGACAAAGCCTGCTACGACCTGGTCAACAATGCGGAAGGTATCTTCGGCAGTCTCCTGCCCGATCATCACCATGAAGGCGAAGAGAAGTTCACCCGCGTCTGGCCGGGAACCCAGCCGGAACTCCAGTTCACCTGTGCCGAAGAGATGGGACTCGGTCGGGCAGAATACCGGTTAAAAGAAATTTAAGTTGGAGTATTCGCACATACTATCAACATCCGAATATTTTTCGGTCTTTTCCCGAATTATGCCCTTCCTTTAAATAGATGTAAAGTCTGTTCGACGGACAGCCTTATTGCAGAGTGTACTCTAACAAGTACACTCAATGGAGTTCAAACCGCGCTTGGTTGCCATGCCGCTTGTGGTAACACTGCTGATGCTCATAGCGCCGGTAATCAACCCCTACATCGTCGGAGCAGCAGTCATACTCCTGTCCGTAATTCTCTATACCCTGCATAAAACCCATTATCTTGCAATCTCTGTTGCAGTCCTTGCCCTGCTCTACGGAACAGGCCTCATCCCCGTCACCGCATTCCTCGGGCCCATGATGATGATGGTCTGGGGAGAGTATCTCGCCCGCAAACTGCGGGACTATACGCCGGAAACACTGGCATTTACCCTTGGTGCAATTCTTGGTATCGTTGCAACCATGTTCCACTGCATGCAGCTGGACAGTCTGGTTGCAATCATCGCGGTTGTCGTACTGCTCATGCTGCGCAGCATCCTCACCGACCGCGACGACGCAGGAATGATCGGACTTCTGGGTGTTGCAATGACCATTACCCTGTTCTTCGATCTGGAGTTCACGTATGATGCAACGATGCTCGCCCTGGCGGTTGTGGTCTGTGCAGGATTTGCCTACTTTGCCTACCGGGCAAAAACGGTTGACGCAAGCGGCGTGTTTGCCGCAGTTCTGTTTGGTATCATCCTCATCACGTTTGCCGGAGTCCCCTGGTTCCTCATAGTTATCAGCTTCTTTATTCTGGGATCATTCTTTACCAAGTACCGGTACGCAGAAAAAGTCTTCCTCGGTGTTGAACAGGGAAAAAGCGGACGTCGCGGCTATATGAATGCATTTGCCAATGCACTCGTGGGCGTTGCCGGTGCAGTCCTCTTCGGCATCACCGGAGACTACATCTTTGCCGCACTCTTCCTCGGCTGCATTGCAACCGCAACCGCCGACACGCTCGCAAGCGAGATCGGTGTCACCGGCGGAACCCCGTACATGATCACAACACTGCGTCCGGTGCCTGCCGGAACAAACGGCGGGGTAACCGTCCTTGGTGAACTCGCCTGTCTGTTCGGTGCAACAATCATCTGCGGACTTGCGTTCATACTTGAGGTTGCCCCCTGGTATGTATGCCTCATAGGCATTGCCGCAGGATTTTTCGGTACCAACATGGACAGTCTGATCGGTGCACTGATCGAAAACAAAGGCGTTATCGGCAACTCCGGAACAAACCTGCTTGCAACACTTTCCGGCGGTCTGTTCGCCGTGGCGGTTTACTGGGTCTGCGTGACAGCAGCAAATCTTCTTTTCTGAATGCAGCGGGGATCCAAAACCAAACCCCACATTAAAATGGATGCGTGACGGATTAGTATTGGGATAAGATACGGTGCAGATATCATTACGACTTGAACTCAACGACAAGCCGGGCCAGCTCCTTGCGGCAATTAAACCGGTTTCTGACAGCGGTGCGAATATTATTTCGATCATGCACCAGCGCGGTGCAGAAACGAGCAACGGAACCCTGATCGTGGACATTGTCGTCTCGCTCCCGCAGAACCGCCTCGATCAGCTGAAAACAGCGCTCGCACAAAACGGCATTGAGATCATCCGGATAGGAACAGAGCACCTGACCTGCACCAAGACATTCATTTTAATCGGTCATATTCTGCACACTGATTTGACGGACACGGTGAACCGTATCGATAAGGCAAACGTCGCCGAAGTGACCGAACTGCACATCATCATGCCGCACATAACCCAGCCGTCCACCGCAAAACTGACCATCAAAGCTGCGGGAGCTGCGGAGATGAACCAGGCATTTGACATTCTGATGAAGATTGCTGAAGAGAAACATCTTCTGATCGTTGATGAAATGGAGGAAGAACCATGACACCGATGAAGATTGCCCTTCTCGGCCTCGGCTCGGTTGGCAGAGGAGTGGCCCGGGTTCTTTCCGATCCGGCATACGGATTTGTGATAACCGCAGCAGCCGACTCCAAAAGCGGTGCAGTCGCCCAACCGGGAAGTTCCCTTGATATGGACGAGGTGTTTTCCCGCAAGGCAGCAACCGGCAGATGCGGAGATACGGCGTGGAACGCGGAAAGAATCGTCCGTGAAGCTGAATACGACATTCTTGTCGAGGTAACCCCGACAAATGCACAGACCGGTGAACCGGCTCTTTCCCATATCCGTACGGCACTTGCACGGGGAAAACATGTGGTGACCTCAAACAAAGGTCCGGTCTCCATTGCCTACCCGGAACTTGCACAGCTTGCCGCAGAACACAATGCAGCGTTACTCTTTGAGGGAACAGTCGCAGGCGCGGTTCCAATCATCAATGGTCTTGTACACGGTCTTGCCGGAAACAAAGTCCTCCAGTTGTTTGGTATCTTAAACGGTACCTGTAACTACATTCTCACGAGAATGGAGGAAGAGAGCCTCACCTATGCCCAGGCACTTGACGAGGCACGCGATCTCGGGTATGCGGAGGCAGACCCGACCTATGACGTGAACGGAACGGATGCCGCAATCAAACTGGTGATTCTGGCAAACGCGGTGTTTGACATGGGGGTCACCCTGGATGATGTGATTCGGATCGGTATTGACCGGCTGACGCCCGACGCGCTGCGCATGGCAGGTACGACCGGCCATACCATCCGGCTGATCGCGTCGATTCATCCCGAAAAAAGGCTGCTTGAAGTTTCACCCCGGCTGATTCCCAAGGATCATCCACTGGTGGTGGAGGGTACGCTGAACGCGGTGACGGTGGAGACCAAACTTGCAGGTCCGATCACCTTCATAGGAAGGGGGGCAGGATCCGTTGAGACCGCAAGTGCCGTCCTTGCGGATCTGCTTGCAGTGAAGGAACGCTATGGCGGAACATGAACCTCTAAAAACCAGTCCGGAAGACACAATAAAACCCGTGTCGGTTCCCGGGGGAATGGTTGCCCGGCGCGGCCAGTTTTTGCAGACGATGCGCCAGATGACCTTTGAAGCCGGTCATTTCACCACGGCAGAACTTGCAGAGGCAGCAGCGGTTCCCCGTTCGACTGCACAGGACTGGATCAACCGGCTTCTGCGGGAAGGATGTATTTTTCTCAAGGAGGAAAAACACGGGAGAAATCCCGCGCGCTACGCATCGCGGAGTGCGATGCCGTCCACCACCTGCCGCCGCATTTTCACCACGGTGGACGGAGAGGAAGTTGAGATTTATCATGAATGTCTCAGCAGCGGCTGCGCCGGATTTTGTGAGTTCCATCACCGGAAAGCGGGTGGTGCCGCACTGTCGGTTGCGCGGGACGGTATGCTTTTCCGGGAGCGCAGCCGTATTGGTATCACCGTTCCCGAACCGGATCTCACCAATGCGGCAGTCGGCCTTGCAGCGGTCCGGCGTGAAGGGAATACCATCATTCAGACGATCCGCTCGGTCTATGGCGGTCCGGCATACTCACTGTCTTCCATGATGGGGCAGGCAAAGGGTGTCTGCGGAGTTTCCATACGTTCGGCCGATGGTCAGGTGACCGGAGAGGTACGGACACGGGCGCTCATGCATGTAACCGTGGGCATCGATGATACCGACCGCGAAGGTTGTGGCGGTGCGACATTTGCCCTGTCACAGGCACTGCTGAAGTATCTGACCGAAAGCGGTGAAGCTATCGGAATCCGGCATCAGGTGGCGGTACTGTCACAGGATATTGAGGAGAAAACCGCGGGGAACTCGTGCAGTTTCCTGGAACTTGCCGTTGAACCAGAAGCTGTGACAGGACTTGCAGCAAAGATCAGCCGGTTTGTTGAGGAGGAGAGTGTCTCCGGGAACTGGGGTGTTGCAATTGCCCGGGGTCTGCATGTTCCGGCAGACCTTCTGATGCTTGCCGCACGCATACGGCGTGAACGGGTGACAAAAGAAGAGGTACTGGCAGCAGCAGAACGGTGCGGGATTGAAACGTTCGGTGGTCGCGGGGTAATCGGTGCGGTCGCGGCGGTTGCGCTTCGCACCCAGCCGCAGGAGGTCCTGCTGGATCTCGCATATCCCGTACAGGACTGCTGAATACTTTTATACGATAACGTGTAAAATATATTTTACATGAATACAAAAATAACCGGAGCTCTGCTGGCTCTT harbors:
- a CDS encoding DNA-directed DNA polymerase encodes the protein MSGDESSPVTIAINQAEYTNAPGGPVVHIFGRTAEGTARHLQITDFRPYFWVWEKEADQPHPDNIEVTQDKAVSIKGEPLRRIYTGKPTDVRIVRDRYHHYEADIPFATRFLIDTGLTGGVTAPAEVCSYTELAPVVVHSKPRICMCDIECDDRNGFPEPERDPITCLTCHDSYDDHYTTFVLLGDTRVDYYEQPGLANGCFTRDHHTICTYKTEKELFTAFIAYIQEKDPDILSGWNFADFDADYILKRAATLGFKTDAFARLPGPTERNAMRGRVIFDLLTAYKKMQGSQKESYRLDAIAEEELGERKVRYTGTLGDLWNKDPLKMVEYNFKDVELCVGINRKNNIIEFYQEVSRYVGCPLDKALNSSNVIDIYILRKASGKFVLPSKGNSAGEEFEGATVFAASKGVKENVIVLDLKSLYPMAMMTLNASPETKSPDGEIHAPNGIRFRRQPDGLTRSIISELMAERDERKKLRNTFPYGSQEYTLYDMQQNVLKVIMNTYYGVSGFSRFRLYDRDIGSAVTSVGRAIIQHTRNIITARGYEVIYGDTDSCFVQLPKVSQEETMKIARELEVELNASYLDFSRNTLDADQNYFSIKFEKIYRRFFQGGAKKRYAGHLVWKEGQDVDKIDITGFEMKRSDSAPITREVQERVLEMILKGNGKEEVSEYLPEVLRMYRAGRCPLEKAGIPSGINKALDDYTVLDAHGRGAKYSNTYLGTDFKRGSKPKRLYIRRSYNPEKYPNTDVLCFEYPDQIPDGMFEIDWETMLEKTIQAPLTRIFDALGWDWDEFDPTKAKKTTLDMFF
- the glnA gene encoding type I glutamate--ammonia ligase, which gives rise to MVSDEIDAVLSQLENDNVRSVLLQFSDLEGKPKNVAIPTKQMKKALTDGISFDGSSIQGFARLEESDMLLRPDPATYQIIPWSDEKFRAARFICDVYTTRGEPFAGDPRNILRTQIEKAAELGYTFNVGPEMEFFLFRLVDGHASVNLQDHSGYFDQTPTDPGEDVRRDLVISLSEMGFNIEASHHEVAPSQHEIDFTYGDALGMADKVVTFKFAAKTLALKRGLHATFMPKPIFGINGSGMHVNCSLMKDAKNAFFDPDGDHQLSDTARYFIAGLLKHIDGITRIANPTVNSYKRLIPGYEAPVYVGWSALNRSALIRVPSSRGKSTRAELRSPDPTCNPYLTFAVMLAAGMDGVINKIEPTESIDKNIFRMTPAERAAEGIRCLPWNLQEANNALLQDELLCSVLGEHVVAQINRIGELEWADYSRAITDWEIKRYLPNY
- a CDS encoding DEAD/DEAH box helicase is translated as MEDTKTFAEFAISEELLQAIEDMGFEEPTPIQAMAIPQILEGHDVTGQAQTGTGKTAAFGIPIIEGLDPNNKAVQALVLSPTRELAIQTAEEFSRLMKYKQGLSVVPIYGGQPIERQLKVLRGSVQVVIGTPGRVIDHLKRGTLNLDSVRMFVLDEADQMLDMGFREDIEDIFHHTPEDRQTILFSATMPAPILEITRKFQNDPQFVKITRRELTVPQIEQTYIEVRERDKLEALCRLLDMNNPELALVFCNTKRTVDDLMSRLQARGYFVEALHGDMKQMQRDRVMARFRGGSIDVLIATDVAARGIDVDDVDMVFNYDVPQDVEYYVHRIGRTGRAGRTGKSVTFVAPREIYKLRDIQRYAKIKIAKTPLPSLDDVAEMKMQMFLDKVRAVLIAGNLEKYLPMVEQLLETEDDSEITSIEVAAALLKMHLDTGKTSSSENGESASAASPSEPGSFENTGAEPGMVRFRITLGKNQQIRPKDIVGAFAGECNIPGSCIGRIDLYGNYSFVEVPLEHAAAVLETMSQKTIRGQELEIQTATPRSEREEEERDRERSFRSSGSGDRRSYGGSRGGYTGRSGSGGFRSGDRRGGDHRSFDRRSPRTGNHGFYGED
- a CDS encoding DUF362 domain-containing protein, producing the protein MEDVYIARAGALSARRNTESKIQALCTAAGLETMVSEGDLTAVKVHFGERGNDAFVSALHVAAIVRQIKNAGAKPFLTDTNTLYLGGRRNAIDHIETALSHGFCYPVTECPVIIADGLRGTNAKEVEVYGKHFDSVKIAADIVAADSMVVVSHFKGHEVAGFGGALKNLGMGCASGEGKREQHTTRPFLKKDTCITCGACINACPEFCISLGGKEIVIDLEHCIGCLMCMNTCPKHAIDIDWKDDGCVFVERMIEYAAGAVANKTGKAFYINFLTNITPHCDCTPWNDIPIVPDIGILASRDPVALDKACYDLVNNAEGIFGSLLPDHHHEGEEKFTRVWPGTQPELQFTCAEEMGLGRAEYRLKEI
- a CDS encoding DUF92 domain-containing protein; this translates as MEFKPRLVAMPLVVTLLMLIAPVINPYIVGAAVILLSVILYTLHKTHYLAISVAVLALLYGTGLIPVTAFLGPMMMMVWGEYLARKLRDYTPETLAFTLGAILGIVATMFHCMQLDSLVAIIAVVVLLMLRSILTDRDDAGMIGLLGVAMTITLFFDLEFTYDATMLALAVVVCAGFAYFAYRAKTVDASGVFAAVLFGIILITFAGVPWFLIVISFFILGSFFTKYRYAEKVFLGVEQGKSGRRGYMNAFANALVGVAGAVLFGITGDYIFAALFLGCIATATADTLASEIGVTGGTPYMITTLRPVPAGTNGGVTVLGELACLFGATIICGLAFILEVAPWYVCLIGIAAGFFGTNMDSLIGALIENKGVIGNSGTNLLATLSGGLFAVAVYWVCVTAANLLF
- a CDS encoding amino acid-binding protein, producing the protein MQISLRLELNDKPGQLLAAIKPVSDSGANIISIMHQRGAETSNGTLIVDIVVSLPQNRLDQLKTALAQNGIEIIRIGTEHLTCTKTFILIGHILHTDLTDTVNRIDKANVAEVTELHIIMPHITQPSTAKLTIKAAGAAEMNQAFDILMKIAEEKHLLIVDEMEEEP
- a CDS encoding homoserine dehydrogenase, whose product is MKIALLGLGSVGRGVARVLSDPAYGFVITAAADSKSGAVAQPGSSLDMDEVFSRKAATGRCGDTAWNAERIVREAEYDILVEVTPTNAQTGEPALSHIRTALARGKHVVTSNKGPVSIAYPELAQLAAEHNAALLFEGTVAGAVPIINGLVHGLAGNKVLQLFGILNGTCNYILTRMEEESLTYAQALDEARDLGYAEADPTYDVNGTDAAIKLVILANAVFDMGVTLDDVIRIGIDRLTPDALRMAGTTGHTIRLIASIHPEKRLLEVSPRLIPKDHPLVVEGTLNAVTVETKLAGPITFIGRGAGSVETASAVLADLLAVKERYGGT
- a CDS encoding sugar-specific transcriptional regulator TrmB — translated: MAEHEPLKTSPEDTIKPVSVPGGMVARRGQFLQTMRQMTFEAGHFTTAELAEAAAVPRSTAQDWINRLLREGCIFLKEEKHGRNPARYASRSAMPSTTCRRIFTTVDGEEVEIYHECLSSGCAGFCEFHHRKAGGAALSVARDGMLFRERSRIGITVPEPDLTNAAVGLAAVRREGNTIIQTIRSVYGGPAYSLSSMMGQAKGVCGVSIRSADGQVTGEVRTRALMHVTVGIDDTDREGCGGATFALSQALLKYLTESGEAIGIRHQVAVLSQDIEEKTAGNSCSFLELAVEPEAVTGLAAKISRFVEEESVSGNWGVAIARGLHVPADLLMLAARIRRERVTKEEVLAAAERCGIETFGGRGVIGAVAAVALRTQPQEVLLDLAYPVQDC